A single genomic interval of Halobacillus halophilus DSM 2266 harbors:
- a CDS encoding ParB/RepB/Spo0J family partition protein → MQNLKELIGQSIMKSEETRPLTIKNIQKMHKVLIIPLEYCHYNEKNGRISTYISKYLSTANELKKGDIEAYNKVLEQFIYESNPNALDKTKKNIQLLGQLEPGVILNDGRIIDGNRRFTALRKLKEDGNADIFFKAILLDQSEGIDEKDIKKLELQLQHGKEKPVEYNPIDNLVDIYQDIIENELFSVEEYSQYVNKNVSDVKKMVKRAILMNQFLQYINAEKQYYIARDWEFDTILQDMLNIIERQLKGIDVINILDDKTDKHEVQEYLCIRNTLFTLALTGRMLHTHDLSRHMRDIGKHVIDSDEKDDFLDDIEDHVDDIYDTLHEHDKIDLETLKEVSREIDKVQQDLAQKGEEYIESGKQSDVQTKPVSIMNKVLKDLEKLDFVQLKYMDDETEQDFLTHYSKLKKEMEKIDEALRV, encoded by the coding sequence ATGCAAAATTTAAAAGAACTCATTGGTCAATCCATTATGAAATCAGAGGAAACTCGTCCTCTCACAATTAAAAATATACAAAAAATGCATAAGGTGCTAATCATTCCTTTAGAGTATTGCCATTACAACGAAAAGAATGGTCGGATCTCAACTTATATTAGTAAATATTTATCAACTGCTAATGAATTAAAAAAAGGTGATATAGAGGCTTACAATAAAGTATTGGAGCAGTTTATATATGAGTCTAATCCGAATGCGTTGGATAAAACAAAAAAAAACATACAATTACTCGGCCAACTTGAGCCGGGCGTTATTCTAAATGATGGCCGAATCATTGATGGGAATCGACGTTTTACAGCACTTCGCAAATTAAAAGAAGATGGCAATGCTGACATATTCTTTAAAGCGATCTTATTAGATCAATCAGAAGGCATAGATGAAAAAGATATTAAGAAGCTTGAATTACAACTGCAGCACGGTAAAGAGAAACCAGTTGAGTATAATCCGATCGATAATTTAGTCGATATTTACCAAGATATTATTGAAAATGAGCTTTTTTCGGTTGAAGAGTATAGCCAATATGTCAACAAAAATGTTAGTGATGTTAAGAAAATGGTTAAGCGAGCGATATTAATGAATCAATTTTTACAATATATTAATGCCGAAAAGCAGTATTACATTGCCCGTGATTGGGAATTTGATACGATTTTACAGGATATGTTAAACATCATTGAACGACAGCTAAAGGGCATCGATGTTATTAATATTTTAGATGATAAGACCGATAAACATGAGGTTCAAGAATATTTATGCATTCGTAATACCTTATTTACGTTGGCACTTACAGGTCGAATGTTACACACCCATGACCTGTCTCGTCATATGCGAGATATAGGTAAACATGTTATAGACTCAGATGAAAAGGACGACTTTTTAGATGATATAGAAGACCATGTTGATGATATTTATGATACGCTTCACGAGCACGACAAAATTGACTTAGAAACACTCAAAGAAGTAAGTAGGGAGATCGATAAAGTACAACAAGACCTCGCTCAAAAAGGGGAAGAGTATATAGAAAGTGGCAAACAAAGCGATGTACAAACAAAGCCTGTTTCAATTATGAACAAAGTACTAAAAGACTTAGAGAAACTGGATTTTGTCCAGTTAAAATACATGGATGATGAAACTGAACAAGACTTTCTCACACATTATAGTAAGCTTAAAAAGGAAATGGAGAAAATTGACGAGGCATTACGTGTATAA